The Acidimicrobiia bacterium genome includes a window with the following:
- a CDS encoding glycerol-3-phosphate 1-O-acyltransferase, translated as MSLAAVPEPSRPFPDPAGRPVCFLVDASSSVEERMIERWLAEHRPAGVPSAVVRLPGSRRRRAGDGASAIAGILDRSDDPMLIPVRVAWMSPVGRKRRVPRLIDLITLGDPRDPNRLLQEIIIRLRPDRARVMTGEPATVSQLRDRFGDGTDREFAEFAYLQGVLALEVAERRMRGNRYKVPRFLAEDLLSSSGFRAGLAEVARATGEDLDAVEAQAATYLKEIAATPSTFVLDLVAALIRIVYTLGYHHRIQYDADDLERVAAIGREQPMAFVPSHKSNMDHLALTYVLYENGLPPNHAAGGINMNFFPVGPLLRRHGIFFIRRSFKDNPTYKYVLKAYIGYLLAKRFPLEWYMEGGRSRSGKLRAPRFGMLTYVVDAWRNGASDDVILIPTSIAYDQIQDVGAHADEQRGKAKERESFGWMLRVLNSLRRRYGRIYLRFGEPISLADSLREERVDPDGEGTPIDVAKLGFEVMVRINRATPITPISLVALALLGASDRAVTVAETSAGLRAYLDVVERRGLPVTEPIQFDDLAAVGAALNALVEHGVVTRYDKGPDTVYAIGADRHLAAAFYRNTIIHWFTTGAIVELALVEASRSTGATDAAFDQAARRLRDLLKFEFFFAGRDEFADEVRAEVEFEAPGRGTLRSSADAEAVLRARSPLTAHWVMRPIFEAYLLVAEDLVDRDYRHPVTKEDLVASCLTRGAQYTLQRRIRSPEAVSSAIFESAIELAANRGLLAGGDAYQLECRQRFADEIRTVVAAIDQVEEVARGGGVASS; from the coding sequence ATGTCCCTTGCCGCGGTGCCCGAGCCTTCACGCCCCTTCCCCGATCCGGCTGGCCGACCGGTTTGCTTCCTGGTCGACGCCTCGAGTTCGGTCGAGGAGCGGATGATCGAGCGCTGGCTCGCCGAGCATCGTCCCGCCGGAGTCCCTTCGGCGGTGGTGCGACTCCCTGGCTCGCGTCGCCGACGCGCCGGTGACGGCGCCAGCGCCATCGCCGGGATCCTGGACCGGTCCGACGACCCGATGCTCATTCCGGTACGTGTCGCCTGGATGAGCCCGGTGGGTCGCAAGCGTCGGGTGCCACGGCTCATCGACCTGATCACCCTGGGGGATCCCCGCGATCCGAACCGGCTGCTCCAGGAGATCATCATCCGCCTGCGCCCGGACCGGGCGCGGGTGATGACCGGCGAACCGGCCACCGTCTCGCAGCTCCGTGATCGGTTTGGAGACGGCACTGACCGCGAATTCGCCGAGTTCGCCTACCTGCAAGGAGTTCTGGCCCTGGAGGTCGCCGAACGCAGGATGCGAGGGAACCGGTACAAGGTGCCGAGGTTCCTCGCCGAGGACCTCCTATCGAGTAGCGGGTTCCGGGCCGGCCTGGCCGAGGTCGCCCGTGCAACCGGCGAGGATCTCGACGCGGTGGAGGCTCAGGCGGCCACCTATCTGAAGGAGATCGCGGCGACTCCGAGCACCTTCGTCCTCGACCTGGTGGCAGCGCTCATCCGGATCGTTTACACCCTCGGTTACCACCACCGTATCCAGTACGACGCCGACGACCTCGAGCGGGTCGCCGCCATTGGCCGGGAGCAGCCAATGGCCTTCGTGCCGAGCCACAAGTCCAACATGGATCACCTGGCGCTCACTTACGTACTTTATGAGAACGGCCTGCCGCCCAACCACGCCGCCGGCGGTATCAACATGAACTTCTTCCCGGTCGGCCCGCTGCTTCGGCGTCACGGCATATTCTTCATCCGCCGTTCGTTCAAGGACAACCCGACCTACAAGTACGTCCTCAAGGCGTACATCGGGTACCTGCTGGCCAAGCGTTTTCCCCTGGAGTGGTACATGGAGGGCGGGCGCAGCCGCAGCGGAAAGCTGCGGGCACCCCGGTTCGGGATGCTCACCTATGTGGTCGACGCCTGGCGCAACGGGGCCAGCGACGATGTGATCCTCATCCCGACCTCGATCGCCTACGACCAGATCCAGGACGTCGGGGCTCATGCCGACGAGCAGCGAGGCAAGGCCAAGGAGCGCGAGTCGTTCGGGTGGATGCTGCGGGTGCTCAACTCACTGCGTAGGCGTTACGGGCGGATCTACCTGCGCTTCGGCGAGCCGATATCACTGGCTGACTCGCTGCGCGAAGAACGCGTCGACCCGGACGGGGAGGGCACGCCGATCGACGTCGCCAAGCTCGGCTTCGAGGTGATGGTTCGGATCAATCGGGCCACGCCCATCACCCCGATCTCGCTGGTCGCCCTGGCCCTCCTCGGCGCCAGCGACCGGGCGGTCACCGTCGCCGAGACCTCCGCCGGGCTGCGGGCGTACCTCGACGTCGTCGAACGCCGCGGCCTGCCGGTCACCGAGCCCATCCAATTCGACGATCTGGCGGCCGTCGGGGCTGCGCTGAACGCACTGGTCGAACACGGCGTGGTCACGCGATACGACAAGGGACCCGACACGGTCTACGCCATCGGTGCCGACCGGCACCTGGCCGCCGCCTTCTATCGCAACACGATCATCCACTGGTTCACCACCGGAGCCATCGTCGAACTGGCCCTCGTCGAGGCTTCCCGTTCCACCGGGGCGACCGATGCCGCCTTCGACCAGGCGGCTCGTCGGCTCCGAGACCTGCTCAAGTTCGAGTTCTTCTTCGCCGGACGAGACGAGTTCGCCGACGAGGTCCGCGCCGAAGTCGAGTTCGAGGCTCCGGGTCGGGGCACGCTGCGATCGTCGGCCGACGCCGAGGCCGTGCTGCGTGCCCGCTCACCGCTCACCGCGCATTGGGTGATGCGCCCGATCTTCGAGGCATATCTGCTCGTGGCCGAGGACCTGGTCGATCGCGACTACCGGCATCCTGTCACCAAGGAGGACCTGGTGGCATCGTGCCTGACCCGGGGCGCCCAGTACACCCTCCAGCGGCGCATCCGTAGCCCGGAAGCCGTGTCGTCCGCCATCTTCGAGAGCGCCATCGAGTTGGCCGCCAATCGGGGCCTCCTCGCCGGGGGAGACGCCTACCAGTTGGAGTGCCGCCAGCGCTTCGCCGACGAGATCAGAACCGTGGTAGCCGCCATCGACCAGGTGGAGGAAGTAGCGAGGGGCGGGGGAGTAGCGAGTAGCTAG
- a CDS encoding DUF126 domain-containing protein yields the protein MADRVLLPGDTQGTALVLDEPLSMWGGLDPHSGRIIDRRHPQVGETVTGTILVMPTGRGSSSSASVIAEAIRLGTAPAAIVMVHPDDILLVGAVVAEELYGITCPVVVVDRIRFDEIATGDFLAVGPDGLEQNE from the coding sequence GTGGCTGACCGGGTACTCCTCCCCGGAGACACTCAGGGCACCGCCCTGGTACTCGACGAGCCCCTCTCGATGTGGGGTGGACTCGACCCTCACTCGGGCCGCATCATCGACCGGCGCCACCCGCAGGTGGGCGAGACGGTCACCGGCACGATCCTCGTGATGCCCACCGGGCGCGGTTCGTCGTCGTCGGCGAGCGTCATCGCAGAGGCGATACGCCTCGGAACGGCCCCGGCAGCGATCGTCATGGTCCACCCGGACGACATCCTTCTTGTAGGGGCGGTGGTCGCCGAGGAGCTGTACGGGATCACCTGCCCGGTGGTCGTGGTCGACCGGATCCGATTCGACGAGATAGCCACCGGCGACTTCCTCGCGGTGGGACCCGACGGTTTGGAGCAGAATGAGTGA
- a CDS encoding aconitase X catalytic domain-containing protein: MSLHLSEFDRSFLEGDHGEAGALAMRILVRMAEAGGAERFIDITSAHLDSCLYHGEAGLDFAERLAATGGRVRVPTTLNVSSLDLLHPELFRGDATLADHGRRLMAAYVAIGGEPTWTCAPYQSARRPAFGDHIAWAESNAIVFANSVLGARTDRYGDFIDACAAITGRVPEAGLHLDERRAARAVFRLEGLPDGLARSEALYPVLGHLVGGATGTLVPVITGLPPEASEDDLKALGAAAASSGGVAMFHAVGVTPEADTLADALLGGEPDLVIDVSLDALRSAWADLSTATDGPLTAISVGTPHFSVDEMRRMALLFDGRPVASTVSVYVNTSREELAEAAADGTAGRLREAGVRIVTDTCTYITPIMGDLDGVVMTNSGKWAYYAPGNMGVEVAFGTLEDCVESAIAGRVVRDEAVWRG, encoded by the coding sequence GTGTCGCTCCACCTCTCTGAATTCGACCGCTCGTTCCTCGAAGGCGACCACGGTGAGGCAGGTGCCCTCGCCATGCGCATCCTGGTTCGGATGGCCGAGGCGGGCGGAGCCGAGCGCTTCATCGACATCACGTCAGCACACCTCGACTCGTGCCTCTATCACGGCGAGGCGGGCCTCGACTTCGCCGAACGCCTCGCTGCCACCGGCGGACGGGTGCGGGTCCCCACCACCCTCAACGTGTCATCGCTGGACCTGCTGCACCCGGAGCTGTTCCGGGGCGATGCGACTCTCGCCGATCACGGCCGTCGACTGATGGCCGCCTATGTCGCCATCGGCGGGGAACCCACCTGGACGTGCGCTCCGTATCAGAGTGCCCGCCGACCGGCCTTCGGCGACCACATCGCCTGGGCGGAGTCGAACGCCATCGTGTTCGCCAACTCGGTGCTCGGGGCCCGCACCGACCGTTACGGCGACTTCATCGACGCCTGCGCCGCCATCACGGGTCGGGTTCCGGAAGCCGGCCTTCACCTCGACGAGCGGCGAGCCGCCCGGGCGGTGTTCAGACTGGAGGGTCTGCCCGATGGATTGGCGCGGTCGGAGGCGCTCTACCCGGTGCTCGGTCACCTCGTCGGCGGTGCCACCGGCACGCTGGTCCCCGTCATCACGGGACTTCCGCCGGAGGCGTCGGAAGACGATTTGAAGGCGCTCGGTGCCGCGGCCGCTTCCTCGGGAGGGGTGGCCATGTTCCATGCTGTCGGCGTCACCCCCGAGGCCGACACCCTCGCCGACGCTCTCCTCGGCGGTGAACCCGATCTGGTGATCGATGTCTCCCTGGACGCACTCCGCTCGGCGTGGGCCGACCTGTCCACCGCCACCGACGGCCCGCTGACGGCGATCAGCGTCGGAACTCCCCACTTCTCCGTCGACGAGATGCGTCGGATGGCGCTGCTCTTCGACGGCCGGCCCGTCGCGTCCACCGTGAGTGTCTACGTGAACACGAGCCGTGAGGAACTCGCCGAGGCCGCCGCCGACGGGACCGCGGGTCGCCTCCGGGAGGCCGGGGTTCGGATCGTCACCGACACCTGCACGTACATCACGCCGATCATGGGTGACCTCGACGGGGTGGTCATGACGAACTCGGGCAAGTGGGCGTACTACGCGCCGGGGAACATGGGGGTCGAGGTCGCCTTCGGGACGCTCGAGGATTGCGTCGAGTCGGCGATCGCCGGACGGGTCGTCCGCGACGAAGCGGTGTGGCGTGGCTGA
- a CDS encoding DUF5698 domain-containing protein — protein sequence MELFLGSLLIFALRMVDVSIASVRIVTLMRGRIGIAAILGFFESAAWVAAAALVFGNLDNPVRVVAFAAGFGFGTLLGGVIERWLAMGTSLIRVVTTAEPGTQPRVAAALRDAGFKVTVLNAEGRDGDVRVTLMVLPRRSVKAALGIIADVNPEAFTTVEDITVPEIQRHKRTGVRK from the coding sequence GTGGAACTATTCCTCGGCAGTCTGCTCATCTTCGCCCTGCGCATGGTGGATGTCTCGATCGCCAGCGTGCGCATCGTGACCCTCATGCGCGGCCGGATCGGCATCGCCGCCATTCTCGGCTTCTTCGAGTCGGCGGCCTGGGTGGCGGCAGCCGCTCTCGTGTTCGGCAACCTGGACAACCCGGTGCGGGTGGTGGCCTTCGCCGCCGGCTTCGGCTTCGGCACCCTCCTCGGTGGCGTGATCGAACGGTGGCTGGCGATGGGCACCTCCCTGATCCGGGTGGTGACCACGGCGGAACCCGGGACCCAGCCGCGGGTGGCCGCTGCGCTGCGCGACGCGGGCTTCAAGGTGACCGTTCTCAACGCCGAGGGCCGAGACGGGGACGTGCGGGTCACCCTCATGGTGCTCCCCCGGCGCAGCGTCAAGGCGGCGCTGGGCATAATCGCCGACGTCAATCCTGAGGCCTTCACCACGGTGGAGGACATCACCGTTCCCGAGATCCAACGGCACAAGCGCACCGGCGTTCGCAAGTAG
- a CDS encoding NifU family protein — protein sequence MAITDRTVIDLTPEAITTILEIRASEPDAEELALTVGIAGIANLQFRYELTFVPVEDVGEDDVLQHFGDLPVAVLGGSADKLEGATILIKEGGLSIDNPNPVSPLIDGAAGELTGPLADKVRTILEQHINPAIGSHGGTAQLVAAEGDTVYLRLGGGCQGCGMAQVTLRQGIEAAIKQALPEVKHIIDVTDHDAGVNPYYEAAGAGHGHEGHSH from the coding sequence ATGGCCATCACCGACCGAACCGTCATCGACCTCACCCCGGAGGCGATCACCACCATCCTCGAGATCAGGGCCTCGGAGCCCGATGCCGAGGAGCTGGCGCTCACCGTCGGCATCGCCGGCATCGCCAACCTGCAGTTCCGGTACGAGCTGACCTTCGTCCCCGTCGAAGACGTGGGTGAAGACGACGTCCTCCAGCACTTCGGTGATCTACCGGTCGCCGTTCTCGGCGGCAGCGCCGACAAGCTGGAAGGCGCCACCATCCTCATCAAGGAAGGCGGCCTGAGCATCGACAACCCCAATCCGGTGTCGCCACTCATCGACGGCGCCGCAGGCGAGCTGACCGGTCCGCTCGCCGACAAGGTGCGCACCATCCTCGAACAGCACATCAACCCGGCGATCGGCTCCCACGGTGGCACCGCCCAGCTGGTCGCCGCCGAGGGCGACACCGTGTACCTGCGACTCGGTGGCGGCTGCCAGGGCTGCGGCATGGCCCAGGTGACGCTCCGCCAAGGCATCGAGGCAGCCATCAAGCAGGCCCTCCCCGAGGTGAAGCACATCATCGACGTCACCGACCACGACGCTGGAGTCAATCCGTACTACGAGGCCGCCGGCGCGGGGCACGGGCATGAGGGGCACAGCCACTGA
- a CDS encoding SDR family NAD(P)-dependent oxidoreductase: MKVEGLRALVTGGASGLGEATVRRLAAAGASVAILDLASSKGAEVADELGVVFVAADVTNANDVAAAVDGASEALGGIDLCVNAAGVAPAHRVLTRDGEMFPLDLYRLVIDINLVGVFDVTRHAARHMAANDPNDDGERGVVVNVASVAAFEGQIGQAAYSASKGGIAAMTLPLARDLASYGIRVMTIAPGIMDTPILDAVSPDLKAQLAAVHVFPKRLGHPDEFAALVVHIVENALLNGEVIRLDAAARMGPR, encoded by the coding sequence ATGAAGGTTGAAGGTTTGCGCGCGTTGGTGACGGGTGGTGCATCCGGGTTGGGGGAGGCGACGGTGCGGCGGCTGGCTGCGGCCGGGGCGTCGGTGGCGATCCTCGATCTGGCCTCGTCGAAGGGCGCCGAGGTGGCCGACGAACTCGGTGTCGTCTTCGTGGCCGCCGACGTCACCAATGCGAACGACGTCGCCGCTGCGGTCGATGGGGCCTCCGAGGCGCTGGGCGGGATCGACCTGTGCGTCAACGCCGCCGGGGTGGCTCCGGCACACCGTGTGTTGACCCGGGACGGGGAGATGTTCCCGCTCGACCTCTATCGCTTGGTGATCGACATCAACCTGGTCGGAGTGTTCGACGTGACCCGGCACGCTGCTCGCCACATGGCCGCCAATGACCCCAACGACGATGGCGAGCGCGGTGTCGTCGTCAACGTGGCATCGGTCGCTGCTTTCGAGGGCCAGATCGGCCAGGCGGCGTACTCGGCCTCCAAGGGCGGGATCGCCGCCATGACCCTGCCGCTGGCGAGGGACCTCGCCTCGTACGGCATCAGGGTGATGACGATCGCCCCCGGCATCATGGACACGCCGATCCTCGACGCCGTGTCTCCCGACCTGAAGGCACAGCTGGCCGCGGTCCACGTCTTCCCCAAGCGGCTCGGCCACCCCGACGAGTTCGCCGCTTTGGTAGTCCACATCGTCGAGAACGCCCTCCTCAACGGCGAAGTCATCCGCCTCGACGCAGCAGCGAGGATGGGACCGCGCTGA
- a CDS encoding haloacid dehalogenase-like hydrolase — MPVPLFTQTHIAFIWDFDRTLIPGNQQEPLFAHYGVDDQEFWQEVDGLVDYYARRGTLVARDTAYLLHILTYVQAGIFDGLTNAKLFELGKEIVPAPGIPDFLEATRRRIAEDDRYGSEGITVEHYVVSTGIRPMIEGSVIAAHIDGIWANTFIEKPAPPGFNAAGSQTRLDVDGKGHPITAIGYMIDNTAKTRAIFEINKGVNRQAIDVNARVSEDQRRVPIRNMIYIADGPSDVPSFAIVNERGGKTFGVYTTEPRNNFRGVRELQEQGRIQGMAEADFREGKAAYLWLMDSLEQIAEGILADRGRTVAGIPRPPGHV; from the coding sequence ATGCCGGTACCGCTGTTCACCCAAACGCACATCGCTTTCATCTGGGACTTCGATCGCACCCTGATCCCGGGCAACCAGCAGGAGCCCCTGTTCGCCCACTACGGCGTCGACGACCAGGAGTTCTGGCAGGAGGTCGACGGTCTCGTCGACTACTACGCCCGCCGGGGCACCCTTGTCGCCCGGGACACCGCCTACCTCCTCCACATACTCACTTACGTCCAGGCGGGCATCTTCGACGGTCTCACCAACGCCAAGCTGTTCGAGCTGGGCAAGGAGATCGTCCCGGCGCCGGGCATCCCCGACTTCCTGGAGGCGACCCGCCGGCGGATCGCCGAGGACGACCGGTATGGCTCTGAGGGCATCACCGTGGAGCACTATGTCGTGTCGACCGGGATCCGTCCCATGATCGAGGGCAGCGTGATCGCCGCCCACATCGATGGCATCTGGGCGAACACCTTCATCGAGAAGCCGGCTCCGCCCGGCTTCAACGCCGCCGGGTCGCAGACCCGGCTGGACGTCGACGGCAAGGGCCACCCGATCACCGCCATCGGCTACATGATTGACAACACCGCCAAGACCCGGGCGATCTTCGAGATCAACAAGGGAGTCAATAGACAGGCCATCGACGTCAACGCCCGGGTGAGCGAGGATCAGCGACGGGTGCCGATTCGCAACATGATCTACATCGCCGATGGACCGAGCGACGTGCCCTCGTTCGCCATCGTCAACGAACGGGGCGGCAAGACGTTCGGGGTGTACACCACCGAGCCTCGCAACAACTTTCGGGGTGTACGCGAGCTCCAGGAGCAGGGGCGCATCCAGGGAATGGCCGAGGCCGACTTCCGGGAGGGAAAGGCCGCCTACCTGTGGCTCATGGACTCCCTGGAACAGATCGCCGAGGGCATCCTCGCCGACCGGGGTCGTACCGTCGCCGGCATCCCCCGGCCGCCGGGGCATGTGTAG
- a CDS encoding HAD-IC family P-type ATPase, translating to MVTDVTPDADNSSLSGLTDADVRQRIAAGAVNRVDDGPTRTVGDIIRSNVFTLFNVLLSVLLAVILVVAPPQDALFGVVLVSNALIGIVQELRAKRTLDRLALLNAPRAVVIRDGSRYEVPVDQVVLDDLLVASAGDQIVVDGVVVTSESLEVDESLLTGEADPVAKQRADEVLSGSFASAGSGVYKARRVGNDAYAARLAQEAKKFTLVRSELRKGIDVILAAIGWVMTPTMALLIWSQLRANDELKEAIRVAVGGMVAMIPQGLVLLLSVAFAVGVVRLGRRQVLVQELPAVEGLARVDVVCFDKTGTLTEGRLAVDEVVALIDAPIEEALGALAANDTSPNATTQAMLEAFPPPSGWRQIAAVPFSSARKWAATEFDGRGTWVLGAPEMVSSSDQAIAETIRTATAAGKRVVLLAHSPNALDGNTLPAGLIPAAVVAISDQIRPEAAETLAFFAEQEVQVKVISGDHPDTVAAIAAKVGLSGKVIDARTLPEEGPELDRAAIEGTVFGRVTPHQKRAMVGALQREGRVVAMTGDGVNDVLALKDADIGIAMGSGSSASRAVAQFVLLSGDFATLPHIVAEGRRVIGNIERVANLFVTKTVYSFLLAVLVGIFSQPFPFVPRHMTLVGTITIGAPAFFLALGPNTTKARPGFVGRVLLFAVPVGIMAALAAYAAYNLAIDEGLALLEARTLATFVITSVGLFALVINSRPLTFGRRVLVATMGGFLALVFLTPGGREFFEFGLPSPVMMLAGLGIVAIIGSMLYAALRAVGWMADVPDLLRRELEEQGRLGGVRRGMSRLRRRSARVGGAPDDDLG from the coding sequence GTGGTCACCGACGTCACCCCCGACGCCGACAATTCATCGCTCAGCGGCCTGACCGATGCCGACGTTCGTCAGCGCATCGCCGCCGGGGCCGTCAACCGGGTCGACGACGGACCCACCCGCACCGTCGGCGACATCATCCGCAGCAATGTCTTCACCCTCTTCAACGTTCTGCTGAGCGTCCTCCTCGCCGTCATCCTGGTGGTGGCCCCACCCCAGGACGCTCTGTTTGGCGTCGTCCTGGTGAGCAACGCCCTCATCGGCATCGTTCAGGAGCTCCGAGCCAAAAGGACTCTCGATCGTCTGGCCTTACTCAATGCGCCGCGTGCGGTGGTGATACGCGACGGGTCCAGGTACGAGGTCCCGGTGGATCAGGTGGTGCTCGACGACCTCCTCGTGGCGTCCGCCGGCGACCAGATCGTCGTCGACGGGGTCGTGGTCACTAGCGAGAGCCTCGAAGTCGACGAGTCGCTGCTCACCGGTGAGGCCGACCCGGTGGCCAAGCAGCGAGCCGACGAGGTTCTCTCCGGCTCCTTCGCCTCGGCGGGTTCCGGCGTTTACAAGGCGCGGCGGGTCGGCAACGATGCCTACGCCGCCCGTCTGGCTCAGGAAGCGAAGAAGTTCACCCTCGTCAGGTCGGAGCTGCGCAAGGGCATCGACGTGATCCTCGCCGCCATCGGGTGGGTGATGACCCCGACCATGGCACTGCTCATCTGGAGCCAGCTGCGAGCCAACGACGAGCTCAAAGAGGCGATCCGGGTGGCCGTCGGTGGCATGGTGGCGATGATTCCCCAGGGCCTGGTCCTCCTGCTGTCGGTCGCCTTTGCCGTTGGCGTAGTGCGTCTCGGGCGCCGCCAGGTGCTCGTTCAGGAACTGCCAGCAGTCGAGGGACTCGCCAGGGTCGACGTCGTCTGCTTCGACAAGACGGGGACCCTCACCGAGGGTCGCCTCGCCGTGGACGAAGTGGTGGCACTCATCGATGCACCCATTGAGGAGGCACTCGGAGCGCTCGCCGCCAACGACACCAGCCCCAACGCGACCACGCAGGCGATGCTGGAGGCATTCCCTCCCCCCTCTGGCTGGCGCCAGATCGCTGCCGTGCCCTTCTCCTCGGCGCGCAAGTGGGCGGCGACCGAGTTCGACGGCAGAGGCACCTGGGTGCTCGGTGCTCCGGAGATGGTCTCGTCGAGCGACCAAGCGATCGCCGAGACGATCCGCACCGCCACCGCGGCCGGCAAGCGCGTGGTCTTGCTCGCTCACAGCCCGAACGCGTTGGACGGCAACACCTTGCCGGCGGGGTTGATACCGGCGGCAGTGGTAGCCATCAGCGATCAGATCCGGCCAGAGGCCGCCGAAACGCTCGCCTTCTTCGCCGAGCAGGAAGTGCAGGTCAAGGTCATCTCGGGCGACCATCCCGACACGGTCGCTGCCATCGCCGCCAAGGTGGGGCTCTCCGGGAAGGTCATCGATGCCCGAACCCTCCCCGAGGAGGGGCCGGAGCTGGACCGTGCCGCCATCGAAGGCACCGTCTTCGGACGGGTCACCCCCCACCAGAAGCGGGCCATGGTCGGAGCTCTCCAACGCGAGGGCCGGGTGGTGGCGATGACCGGCGACGGGGTCAACGACGTCCTGGCGCTCAAGGACGCCGACATCGGCATCGCCATGGGCTCGGGCTCATCGGCTTCGCGGGCGGTGGCCCAGTTCGTACTGCTCAGCGGAGACTTCGCCACGCTCCCCCATATCGTCGCCGAGGGCCGTCGCGTCATCGGCAACATCGAACGGGTCGCCAACCTGTTCGTCACCAAGACGGTGTACTCCTTCTTGCTGGCCGTGTTGGTCGGCATCTTCTCGCAGCCGTTCCCGTTCGTCCCGCGACACATGACCCTGGTGGGGACGATCACCATCGGGGCACCGGCGTTCTTCCTGGCTCTCGGCCCGAACACCACCAAAGCGAGGCCAGGCTTCGTCGGGAGGGTGCTGCTGTTCGCCGTCCCCGTCGGGATCATGGCCGCCCTGGCCGCCTACGCCGCCTACAACCTGGCCATCGACGAGGGCCTCGCCCTATTGGAGGCCCGCACGCTCGCCACCTTCGTGATCACCTCCGTCGGGCTGTTCGCCCTGGTGATCAACTCGCGACCGCTCACCTTCGGCCGCCGGGTCCTGGTCGCCACCATGGGCGGGTTTCTGGCGCTCGTCTTCCTCACCCCGGGGGGCCGTGAGTTCTTCGAGTTCGGGCTCCCGAGCCCGGTCATGATGCTCGCCGGTCTCGGCATCGTCGCCATCATCGGATCGATGCTCTACGCGGCCCTGCGCGCCGTCGGCTGGATGGCCGACGTACCCGACCTGCTGCGACGCGAGCTCGAGGAACAGGGCCGGTTGGGTGGTGTCAGGCGGGGTATGAGTCGCCTGCGACGCCGGTCGGCCCGCGTCGGGGGCGCCCCCGACGACGATCTGGGGTAA
- a CDS encoding beta-ketoacyl-ACP synthase III — protein sequence MATKIGLLGFGAYTPSRVMTNQDWSELVDTDDEWILQRTGIRERRFAADDESTVDLAAAAAEKAIADAGLTATDIDEIIVATDTPEVYTPDTAAHLQDRLGARTVPAYDLGGSGCAGFVLALDIARARVRDTSKRVLIVGVELISRLMDWKDRTTCILFGDGAGAVVLGDGDGVQAELLAATSGTEGSYAGILTLETGGTRRPFSLEEAQKDGHHDIVMNGREVYRQAVKRMSEAAATVLDMAGRAREEIALVIPHQANLRIIEAVRAKMGLREEQVYVNVDRYGNTGSATVPLALAEAREEGRINPGDLVVLTAFGAGFHWSAAALQF from the coding sequence GTGGCGACCAAGATCGGCCTGCTCGGATTCGGCGCATACACCCCGAGCCGGGTGATGACCAACCAGGACTGGTCGGAACTCGTCGACACCGACGACGAGTGGATCCTCCAGCGCACCGGGATACGGGAGCGACGTTTCGCCGCCGACGACGAGTCGACGGTCGACCTGGCAGCAGCGGCAGCCGAGAAGGCGATCGCCGATGCGGGCCTCACCGCCACCGACATCGACGAGATCATCGTCGCCACCGACACTCCCGAGGTGTACACCCCCGACACGGCCGCCCACCTTCAGGACCGACTCGGTGCCCGGACCGTCCCCGCGTATGACCTCGGTGGGAGCGGCTGCGCCGGATTCGTTCTCGCCCTCGACATCGCCCGCGCCCGGGTACGGGACACCTCCAAGAGGGTCCTCATCGTCGGCGTCGAACTGATCTCCCGGCTCATGGATTGGAAGGACCGCACCACCTGCATCCTGTTCGGCGACGGTGCCGGCGCGGTGGTGCTCGGCGATGGTGACGGAGTGCAGGCCGAGCTCCTCGCCGCCACGTCGGGGACGGAGGGCTCGTACGCTGGCATCCTCACCCTCGAGACCGGCGGTACCCGGCGTCCGTTCAGCCTGGAAGAGGCGCAGAAGGACGGTCACCACGACATCGTGATGAACGGTCGCGAGGTGTATCGCCAGGCGGTCAAGCGGATGAGCGAGGCGGCAGCCACCGTGCTCGACATGGCGGGGCGGGCGCGCGAGGAGATCGCCTTGGTCATTCCCCATCAAGCGAACCTGCGGATCATCGAGGCGGTGCGCGCGAAGATGGGTCTGCGCGAGGAACAGGTCTACGTCAACGTCGACCGCTACGGCAACACGGGATCGGCGACCGTGCCACTGGCGCTAGCCGAGGCTCGCGAGGAGGGCCGCATCAACCCGGGAGACCTGGTCGTGCTCACCGCGTTTGGCGCCGGTTTCCACTGGTCGGCGGCAGCCCTCCAGTTCTGA